In Vigna angularis cultivar LongXiaoDou No.4 chromosome 8, ASM1680809v1, whole genome shotgun sequence, one DNA window encodes the following:
- the LOC108343967 gene encoding uncharacterized protein LOC108343967: MPEKNPPTLDKYDGSADPDNHLRIFTNAMVFYTDSDPIMCRVFSLSLKDKALEWYNTLPTNTVDCFATVETLFRRQYASNRNQEVTPAELVNTKQEKGETLKAFMKRYIETVWRVKEVNQSFIITNLPSCLRPGYFAEKLYA, from the coding sequence ATGCCAGAGAAGAATCCTCCTACATTGGATAAGTATGATGGCTCGGCAGATCCCGACAATCATCTCAGGATATTCACCAATGCAATGGTGTTCTACACGGACAGTGATCCAATTATGTGCAGAGTCTTCTCCTTATCACTCAAGGACAAAGCATTAGAGTGGTATAACACTCTTCCCACAAacacagtggattgcttcgccACGGTGGAAACCCTTTTTAGAAGGCAATACGCCTCCAATCGTAATCAGGAAGTAACACCAGCGGAATTGGTAAATACTAAACAGGAAAAaggagaaactttgaaggcctttatgaaaaggtatatTGAAACTGTATGGCGAGTTAAAGAGGTAAATCAGTCTTTTATCATCACCAATTTGCCTTCATGTCTAAGACCAGGATATTTTGCTGAAAAATTGTATGCATGA
- the LOC108345596 gene encoding auxin response factor 19-like, producing MKTHPPQPDGGSAAPNPNPSQESRSINPELWQACAGPLVNLPPSATHVIYFPQGHSEQVAASLKKDVDAQIPNYPNLPSKLLCVLHNLTLHADPETDEVYAQMTLQPVPSFDKDALLRSDLALKSTKPQPDFFCKQLTASDTSTHGGFSVPRRAAEKIFPHLDYSMQPPAQELVARDLHDNVWTFRHIYRGQPKRHLLTTGWSLFVSGKRLFAGDSVLFIRDEKQQLLLGIRRANRQPTNISSSVLSSDSMHIGILAAAAHAAANSSPFTVFYNPRASPSEFVIPLAKYYKSVCSHQPSLGMRFRMMFETEDSGTRRYMGTITGISDLDPVRWKNSQWRNLQVGWDESTAGEKRSRVSIWEIEPVTAPFFLCPPPFFRSKRPRQPGMPDDDLSDFDNIFKRTMPWLGDEMCMKDPQGLPGLSLAQWMNVQQHPALASSLQPNFAPSLPGSILQNIPGADISRQLGFSAPQISQSNNVAFNTHRLLQTAQQLDQLQKLPSTSSTLGAVLPPQQQLGDISQQSRQNLANQTIPQSQVQAQLLHPQNIVQTNNILQQQQPSIQNHQMHRSLSQNPSQQQTIIGQSQQQNLIQSPIPDHVQQLQMSDNQIQLHLLQKLQQQKQTHLAQQTVLQQPTQLTQIQDQQRQILDKTHNLSRALTPGQVLEIPPMLQNSLPEANSISNQITKANFQNSIQFPQQPKLQQQQPGLLSGMSGHMGLLPTPTTNNQLSAAGSSILNGAAGAGQSVITDDIPSCSTSPSANNCASALPPLINSRLQRNTIVGDDMAQSASTILSSSALETMSSNANLLKDLQPKSEVKPSLNISKSQNQGLFGLQSYLNGSAVHTDCLDTSSSTTSVCLSQSDAHMHQNNNPLAYNPHPMLFRDNSQDGEVQADARGNIPYANNIDSQMGMPLNPDSLLTKGTLGLGKDLSNNFSSEALLGNYENNRDAHQELSSSMVSQSFGVPDMAFNSIDSTIDDSSFLNRGAWAPPPAPPPPPLPPAQFQRMRTYTKVYKRGAVGRSIDITRYSGYEELKQDLARRFGIEGQLEDRQRIGWKLVYVDHESDVLLVGDDPWEEFVNCVRCIKILSPQEVQQMSLDGDFGNGGLPNQACSSSDGGNT from the exons ATGAAGACGCATCCTCCGCAGCCCGACGGTGGCTCCGCCGCTCCCAATCCCAATCCCTCCCAAG AGAGCAGAAGCATAAACCCGGAGCTGTGGCAAGCTTGTGCAGGGCCTTTGGTTAATCTTCCTCCCTCCGCCACACATGTCATCTACTTCCCTCAGGGTCACAGCGAACAG GTTGCTGCATCTCTCAAGAAAGATGTTGACGCTCAAATTCCCAACTATCCCAATCTTCCCTCAAAGTTACTCTGTGTCCTTCACAATCTCACTCTGCAT GCTGATCCCGAAACAGATGAAGTATACGCTCAGATGACGCTTCAACCGGTCCCTTCC TTCGACAAGGATGCTCTGTTGAGATCGGATCTTGCTCTCAAGTCCACCAAGCCACAACCCGACTTCTTCTGTAAACAGCTCACCGCAAGTGATACCAGCACTCACGGAGGTTTCTCAGTGCCCCGTCGTGCCGCCGAGAAGATTTTCCCTCATCTT GATTACTCTATGCAACCTCCTGCGCAAGAACTCGTCGCCAGGGATTTGCACGACAATGTTTGGACATTCCGCCACATATACCGTG GACAACCAAAACGGCACTTGCTTACTACTGGATGGAGTCTATTTGTCAGCGGAAAGAGGCTATTTGCCGGAGACTCTGTTTTGTTTATAAG AGATGAAAAGCAGCAGCTTCTTTTGGGTATCAGACGAGCTAACAGGCAACCCACCAATATATCTTCGTCAGTACTATCCAGTGATAGTATGCACATTGGAATTCTTGCCGCAGCGGCTCATGCAGCCGCAAACAGTAGCCCCTTCACCGTCTTTTATAATCCTAG GGCTAGTCCCTCAGAATTTGTTATTCCTTTAGCCAAGTACTACAAGTCGGTGTGCAGCCACCAACCGTCACTTGGCATGCGTTTTCGAATGATGTTTGAAACTGAAGACTCGGGAACGAGAAG GTATATGGGTACAATTACAGGTATCAGTGATCTGGATCCTGTGCGATGGAAAAACTCTCAATGGCGAAATTTGCAG GTTGGTTGGGATGAGTCAACTGCCGGAGAAAAGCGTAGCAGGGTCTCAATCTGGGAAATCGAACCAGTAACTGCTCCATTTTTCCTCTGCCCGCCTCCATTCTTTAGATCCAAGAGGCCAAGACAACCTGGAATGCCGG ATGATGACTTATCtgattttgataacattttcaAGCGGACAATGCCTTGGCTTGGTGATGAAATGTGCATGAAGGATCCCCAAGGTCTCCCTGGCCTGAGCTTAGCTCAATGGATGAACGTGCAGCAACATCCTGCACTGGCTAGCTCGTTGCAGCCAAATTTTGCACCTTCCTTACCGGGATCTATTTTGCAAAATATTCCTGGGGCTGATATATCTCGGCAGCTGGGATTTTCCGCTCCACAAATTTCTCAGTCAAACAATGTAGCCTTCAATACTCACAGACTACTTCAGACTGCTCAACAGCTGGATCAACTTCAGAAGCTACCATCTACATCTAGCACATTAGGAGCAGTCCTGCCACCACAGCAACAGTTGGGTGATATCAGTCAACAATCAAGGCAGAACTTGGCAAATCAAACTATACCACAGAGTCAAGTTCAGGCCCAACTCTTGCATCCCCAAAACATTGTCCAAACCAACAATATTCTTCAACAGCAGCAACCATCCATTCAAAACCATCAAATGCATAGAAGCCTCTCTCAGAATCCATCACAGCAGCAGACAATTATAGGTCAGAGtcaacaacaaaatttgatCCAGTCCCCTATCCCTGATCATGTTCAACAATTACAGATGTCCGACAATCAGATTCAGTTGCACTTGTTACAGAAGcttcaacaacaaaaacaaacgCACTTGGCACAGCAAACAGTGTTGCAGCAGCCTACTCAGCTTACTCAAATCCAGGATCAGCAGAGACAGATTTTAGATAAAACACATAACTTGTCTAGAGCACTAACACCTGGTCAAGTTCTAGAAATACCTCCTATGCTTCAAAATTCACTGCCTGAGGCTAATTCTATCTCTAATCAGATCACAAAGGCTAATTTCCAGAACAGTATTCAATTCCCTCAGCAGCCCAAGCTTCAACAGCAGCAACCTGGCTTGCTGTCTGGAATGTCTGGCCACATGGGACTTCTTCCTACCCCTACTACAAATAACCAACTTTCTGCTGCTGGCAGTAGTATACTGAATGGAGCAGCTGGGGCAGGGCAATCTGTAATTACTGATGATATTCCATCTTGCTCGACCTCGCCTTCTGCAAATAACTGTGCCAGTGCACTTCCACCATTGATAAATTCTCGATTGCAGAGAAACACAATAGTAGGGGATGACATGGCTCAGTCTGCTTCAACAATCTTGAGTTCAAGTGCGTTAGAAACTATGTCATCAAATGCAAACTTGTTGAAAGATTTACAACCGAAGTCTGAAGTTAAACCTTCTCTGAATATTTCCAAAAGTCAGAATCAAGGGCTTTTTGGCCTTCAGTCATACTTGAATGGTAGTGCTGTCCATACTGATTGTTTGGACACATCATCTTCTACAACATCAGTTTGCCTTTCTCAGAGTGACGCTCATATGCATCAGAATAATAATCCATTAGCTTACAATCCACATCCTATGTTGTTTAGAGACAATAGTCAAGATGGGGAAGTTCAGGCAGATGCTAGGGGCAATATTCCATATGCCAACAACATTGATAGCCAAATGGGAATGCCACTGAATCCAGATTCCCTTTTAACCAAGGGCACATTGGGGTTGGGGAAGGATTTGTCTAATAACTTCTCTTCAGAAGCCCTACTTGgtaattatgaaaataacagAGATGCTCACCAGGAACTTTCATCTTCAATGGTTTCACAGTCATTTGGAGTCCCTGATATGGCCTTCAATTCAATTGATTCCACAATAGATGATAGTAGCTTTTTGAATAGGGGTGCATGGGCTCCACCACCAGCACCGCCTCCACCACCTCTGCCACCAGCACAGTTTCAGCGGATGAGGACGTATACCAag GTATATAAACGTGGAGCTGTGGGAAGGTCCATAGACATAACGCGGTATTCAGGTTATGAAGAGCTTAAACAGGATCTAGCTCGTAGATTTGGAATAGAGGGGCAGCTGGAGGATCGGCAGAGGATAGGTTGGAAACTTGTCTATGTAGATCACGAGAGTGATGTTCTACTGGTGGGAGATGACCCTTGGGA GGAGTTCGTGAACTGTGTCCGCTGTATTAAAATACTTTCTCCTCAAGAAGTGCAACAGATGAGCTTGGATGGAGATTTTGGCAATGGCGGCCTTCCAAATCAAGCCTGTAGCAGCTCTGACGGTGGGAATACCTAA
- the LOC108345417 gene encoding FCS-Like Zinc finger 15, which translates to MEKSNSNPRKSSTNRNRMVLEKGVVGLGIVAAMSVTNINNSIDVVSSAKPAANFSTSYDLFHASPLNTGTRFLFPTPHFLNSCNLCYKHLHGIDIFIYRGEKAFCSAQCREAHIRNYEHEQDKYYYKHNNALNVSVPILAA; encoded by the exons ATGGAGAAGTCTAATTCTAATCCCAGAAAATCATCAACGAACAGGAATAGAATGGTTTTGGAGAAAGGGGTTGTTGGGCTTGGAATAGTGGCAGCCATGAGTGTGACCAACATCAACAACTCCATTGATGTTGTTTCCTCTGCTAAACCTGCTGCAAACTTTTCCACAAGCTATGACCTTTTCCATGCTTCCCCTCTCAACACTGGAACCCGCTTTCTGTTTCCCACTCCTCATTTTCTCAACTCCTGCAACCTTTGCTACAAACATCTTCATGGGATCGACATCTTCATTTACAG AGGCGAGAAAGCGTTTTGTAGTGCACAATGCCGTGAGGCTCACATTAGAAACTACGAACATGAGCAAGACAAGTACTACTACAAACACAATAATGCCCTCAATGTGTCTGTGCCTATTCTTGCAGCATGA
- the LOC108343966 gene encoding U-box domain-containing protein 52 has translation MSSNHNAAYSIISQNPPTNHSRKNQMSRMNSEKKLGAGRVVAVAIENNKTSQHAAKWAVDNLLPKDQCLLLIHVRQKSSSANSANEAVGDNESKELFESFRVFCNRKSIQCREVLLEDMDISKALLENVSVNSIEFLVLGAPSRGGIVRRFRTTDVPSSVSKGAPPFCTVYIISKGKISSVRSATAPLAPKPAAPRNQLQPQQPQPLQPQPRYQPLMRNPEGLFESHQTRNYPPRPSQGSGIRQMVLDDDDIISPFTRAGKSYESSKLPDSDISFVSSGRPSIDRIFPTMYDDLDTASGRLSGVSDSDTRSFASSMSSQTNSIDDYSFSSQSRLSDCTDDVEFEMRRLKQELKQTMDMYSSACKEAMTAKQRAMELQRWKAEEQKRSEDSQTVDASAIQFMEMEQDRIRAEALEKIAVLEAQKRMTQVERRKPSESFGHGPAMYRRYTIEEIEEATNMFSDSLKIGEGGYGPVYRSELDCTQVAIKVLKPDAAQGREQFQQEVEVLSRIRHPNMVLLLGACPEYGCLVYEYMANGSLDDCLFRRGSSRPPLPWQLRFQIAAEIATGLLFLHQTKPEPLVHRDLKPGNILLDRNYVSKISDVGLARLVPPSVADSVTQYRMTSTAGTFCYIDPEYQQTGMLGIKSDIYSLGIMLLQLVTARPPMGLTHHVSRSIEKGTFPEMLDPAVEDWPVEHAMHFAKLSLGCAEMRRKDRPDLGKVVLPELNKLRAFAEESMSPMMMFGLRTGGNGGGGGGYIPRNSNPSSSTHSDTSDLSGFSGYESRSSSSSQGRL, from the exons ATGTCATCAAACCACAATGCTGCTTACTCAATAATTTCTCAAAATCCTCCGACAAATCATTCTAGGAAAAATCAAATGTCGAGGATGAACTCAGAGAAGAAGCTTGGTGCAGGACGTGTGGTGGCTGTGGCCATTGAGAATAACAAGACCAGCCAACATGCTGCCAAGTGGGCAGTCGACAACCTTCTTCCCAAGGATCAATGTCTCTTGCTCATCCATGTCAGACAAAAATCATCCTCAG CGAATTCCGCCAACGAAGCTGTGGGTGACAACGAATCCAAGGAACTCTTCGAATCGTTTAGAGTTTTCTGCAATAGAAAAAGT ATACAATGCAGAGAAGTGTTGTTGGAGGACATGGATATATCTAAGGCATTATTGGAAAACGTTTCTGTGAATTCCATCGAGTTTCTGGTACTTGGGGCGCCATCAAGGGGTGGCATTGTTAG GAGATTTAGAACAACGGATGTTCCAAGCTCTGTGTCAAAGGGAGCGCCACCATTCTGCACAGTGTATATAATTTCTAAAGGAAAAATCTCGAGTGTGAGATCTGCTACTGCTCCATTGGCTCCTAAACCTGCCGCACCACGTAACCAATTGCAGCCACAACAGCCACAGCCACTACAGCCGCAGCCACGCTACCAGCCACTGATGCGAAACCCTGAAGGACTTTTTGAATCTCATCAAACCCGCAACTACCCACCACGAC CTTCACAAGGGAGTGGGATACGCCAGATGGTGTTGGATGATGATGATATCAT ATCACCATTCACAAGGGCTGGAAAATCATACGAGTCTTCAAAACTTCCGGATTCTGACATATCATTTGTGAGCAGCGGAAGGCCAAGCATCGATCGAATATTCCCGACAATGTACGACGATTTGGACACTGCGAGTGGGAGGCTTTCGGGTGTTTCGGATTCTGACACCAGAAGCTTCGCTTCTTCAATGTCCTCGCAAACCAATAGCATTGATGACTACTCCTTCTCCTCGCAGTCAAGGTTATCAGACTGCACG GATGATGTTGAATTCGAGATGAGGAGGCTGAAGCAGGAACTGAAGCAGACGATGGATATGTACAGCTCGGCCTGCAAAGAAGCTATGACTGCAAAGCAGAGGGCGATGGAGCTTCAACGTTGGAAAGCGGAAGAACAGAAGAGATCGGAAGATTCGCAAACGGTTGATGCCTCGGCCATACAATTCATGGAGATGGAGCAGGATAGAATCAGAGCAGAAGCCCTTGAAAAAATCGCCGTACTGGAAGCACAGAAGAGAATGACCCAAGTAGAGAGGAGGAAACCGAGTGAAAGCTTTGGACACGGCCCTGCCATGTACAGAAGGTACACCATTGAGGAAATTGAAGAGGCGACAAACATGTTTTCGGACTCTCTTAAGATCGGCGAAGGAGGTTATGGTCCTGTCTACAGGAGTGAACTGGATTGCACCCAGGTTGCCATCAAGGTCTTAAAACCAGATGCAGCTCAAGGGCGCGAGCAGTTTCAACAGGAA GTAGAAGTGTTGAGTCGCATAAGGCATCCAAACATGGTTCTGTTGCTGGGGGCATGTCCGGAGTATGGTTGTCTTGTGTATGAGTACATGGCGAATGGAAGCTTGGATGATTGCTTGTTCAGGAGAGGAAGctcacgtcctcctcttccatGGCAGCTAAGGTTCCAAATTGCCGCAGAGATAGCAACAGGTCTGCTTTTCCTCCACCAGACGAAACCAGAGCCACTGGTCCACCGTGACCTAAAACCGGGCAACATTCTCCTTGACCGGAACTACGTGAGCAAGATCAGTGACGTGGGGTTGGCCAGGCTGGTGCCTCCTTCCGTTGCTGACAGCGTGACACAGTATCGCATGACTTCCACTGCCGGAACCTTCTGCTACATCGACCCGGAGTACCAGCAAACAGGCATGCTGGGAATCAAATCCGACATATACTCTCTGGGGATCATGCTTCTGCAATTGGTGACGGCGAGGCCTCCGATGGGTTTGACTCATCATGTTTCGAGATCCATCGAGAAAGGGACTTTTCCCGAGATGCTTGACCCAGCTGTTGAGGACTGGCCAGTTGAACATGCCATGCATTTCGCAAAGCTTTCCCTGGGATGTGCAGAAATGAGGAGAAAAGATAGACCTGATCTTGGAAAAGTTGTCTTGCCTGAGCTCAATAAGCTCAGGGCATTTGCTGAAGAAAGCATGTCGCCTATGATGATGTTTGGACTTCGAACCGGAGGAAATGGCGGCGGCGGTGGAGGGTATATTCCAAGAAACAGTAACCCATCATCATCCACACATTCT GACACGAGTGACTTGTCGGGGTTCTCTGGATACGAAAGCCGCTCAAGCTCATCATCACAGGGGAGACTGTAA